One genomic segment of Nocardia spumae includes these proteins:
- the sufC gene encoding Fe-S cluster assembly ATPase SufC yields MTTLEIKDLHAEVANPDENGEPIKILKGVNLTVKSGETHAIMGPNGSGKSTLSYAIAGHPKYTVTQGSITLDGEDVLAMSVDERARAGLFLAMQYPIEVPGVSMSNFLRTAATAVRGEAPKLRHWVKEVKESMGELEIDAAFADRSVNEGFSGGEKKRHEILQLGLLKPKIAILDETDSGLDVDALRIVSEGVNRYQEREHGGVLLITHYTRILRYIQPQFVHVFVGGRIVAEGGSELAEELDANGYVRFTQTATAGA; encoded by the coding sequence ATGACCACCCTCGAAATCAAGGACCTGCACGCCGAAGTCGCCAATCCGGACGAGAACGGCGAGCCCATCAAGATCCTCAAGGGCGTGAACCTCACCGTGAAATCCGGTGAGACCCACGCCATCATGGGCCCCAACGGCTCCGGCAAGTCCACGCTGTCCTATGCCATCGCCGGTCACCCCAAGTACACGGTGACCCAGGGCTCGATCACCCTCGACGGTGAGGACGTGCTGGCCATGTCCGTCGACGAGCGGGCGCGGGCCGGGCTGTTCCTGGCCATGCAGTATCCGATCGAGGTGCCGGGCGTGTCGATGTCGAACTTCCTGCGCACCGCGGCCACTGCCGTGCGTGGCGAGGCCCCGAAGCTGCGGCACTGGGTCAAGGAGGTCAAGGAGTCGATGGGCGAGCTCGAGATCGATGCCGCCTTCGCCGACCGCAGTGTCAACGAGGGTTTCTCCGGCGGTGAGAAGAAGCGCCACGAGATCCTGCAGCTCGGCCTGCTGAAGCCGAAGATCGCGATCCTCGACGAAACCGACTCGGGTCTGGACGTCGACGCGCTGCGCATCGTGTCCGAGGGCGTCAACCGCTACCAGGAGCGCGAGCACGGCGGCGTGCTGCTGATCACCCACTACACCCGCATCCTGCGCTACATCCAGCCGCAGTTCGTGCACGTGTTCGTCGGTGGCCGGATCGTGGCCGAGGGCGGCTCGGAGCTGGCGGAGGAACTCGACGCCAACGGCTACGTCCGCTTCACCCAGACCGCGACCGCGGGGGCCTGA